The Negativicoccus succinicivorans genome segment ATGTAGGGGCTAGATGGCTCGACAAGGTCATTTTCCCACTTTGAGACCATGCCTTTGTTCGCGCGTAATTCAAATTTATCATTAAAAGCCGTTGTAAGTTCTTCGATTGTGAGACCAGCATTCTTGCGAACGGCGCGCAACTTTTCGCCTAACGTCACGGTTATCATCTCCTATTTTGTCTCTTTTCTAATGTCATTATATAGCTATGTTTCTAAAATGGCAACATTTTTTACGTTTTTTCATAAAAAAGTTATTGACAAAGAAACCGAAGCGGTTTATACTAACAGTGTAAAGTTTCACAGAAGATAACAAAAAGGGGGTGCGGCGATGGCTAAAGGATATAACAAGCTTAAGGCTTTTCTTGTTGAAATGGGAATCTCGCAGCAGGCGTTTGCCGACGAGCTAAAAATTTCGCGGAATGCCGCTAATCGCAAGCTAAATCAAAACGGGTTAGATTTTACTTTGCGGGAAATGCGCCACATTTGCGAGCAATACAATTTAGACGCGAATCAATTTTTTTTAGTCAAATAGTTTCACAAACGATAACAAAAAGGAGGTGAAGCATGAACGAGTTAACCGTTAAAGAGTTCGCCGGCTTGCCTGAAAAGATTGAGGATCTGACAAAATTCGTGCTCTTTGGGCGAGAAAAGCTTAAATCGGTACGAGCGGAGATTCGAGCGATTGACCAATTAACGCTGGCGACAGACGTGCGCGAACAAAAGTTAGCGGAGGCGCAAATGTTAAGCGGCGCACTGCTAGACGCGGAACGCAAGATTGGCGAATTTACGCTGAAAATGCCGACGGCGGCGGGCGGTGACAGGAAAAGCGCAGAAATCAAAAAGGACAGCGGTGTCCAATTTGATCCGACTAAACCGAAACCGAAATCAGAACGCATCAAAGAATTAGGCTTTCACCCTAAACAAGTACAACGTTTTGAAATCCTTGCGAAAAATCCGGAAGTGGTCGAGCAGGTCAAACGAGAGGCGCAGGAAAACGACGACATTCCGACACGGTCGCGCGTGTTGCAACTCGTAAAAGAGAAACGATCGCCCGACTGGCGGCACGAAGCAAGGCGCGGAATTAATGACGCGATATTTAAGCCGTTAAACGCGCGCACTGATGACGAACGGCTGGCGGTATGGTTTGAAAGCCTAACAGCAAGCGATG includes the following:
- a CDS encoding XRE family transcriptional regulator, which gives rise to MAKGYNKLKAFLVEMGISQQAFADELKISRNAANRKLNQNGLDFTLREMRHICEQYNLDANQFFLVK